In the genome of Streptomyces globosus, one region contains:
- the priA gene encoding bifunctional 1-(5-phosphoribosyl)-5-((5-phosphoribosylamino)methylideneamino)imidazole-4-carboxamide isomerase/phosphoribosylanthranilate isomerase PriA, whose translation MTEPRATLELLPAVDVRDGQAVRLVHGVSGTETSYGSPLEAALAWQAAGAEWLHLVDLDAAFGTGDNRALVAEITGALDIKVELSGGIRDDATLAAALATGCTRVNLGTAALEAPEWTAKAIAGHGDRIAVGLDVRGTTLKGRGWTSEGGDLYETLARLDSEGCARYVVTDIGKDGTLTGPNLELLRNVCAATDRPVVASGGIAGLDDLRALAELVPLGVEGAIVGKALYAKAFTLQEALRVVAGA comes from the coding sequence ATGACCGAGCCCCGCGCGACGCTGGAACTCCTCCCCGCCGTCGACGTCCGCGACGGCCAGGCCGTACGCCTGGTGCACGGCGTGTCCGGCACCGAGACCTCCTACGGCTCCCCGCTGGAGGCGGCCCTCGCCTGGCAGGCCGCCGGCGCCGAGTGGCTCCACCTCGTCGACCTCGACGCCGCCTTCGGCACCGGCGACAACCGCGCCCTCGTCGCCGAGATCACCGGCGCCCTCGACATCAAGGTCGAGCTGTCCGGCGGCATCCGCGACGACGCCACCCTCGCCGCCGCGCTCGCCACCGGCTGCACCCGCGTCAACCTCGGCACCGCCGCCCTCGAAGCCCCCGAGTGGACCGCCAAGGCCATCGCCGGGCACGGCGACCGCATCGCGGTCGGCCTCGACGTCCGCGGCACCACCCTCAAGGGACGCGGCTGGACCAGCGAGGGCGGCGACCTGTACGAGACCCTCGCCCGCCTGGACTCCGAGGGCTGCGCCCGCTACGTCGTCACCGACATCGGCAAGGACGGCACGCTGACCGGCCCCAACCTGGAGCTCCTGCGGAACGTGTGCGCCGCCACCGACCGGCCGGTCGTCGCCTCCGGCGGCATCGCCGGCCTGGACGACCTGCGGGCGCTCGCCGAGCTGGTGCCGCTGGGCGTCGAGGGCGCGATCGTCGGCAAGGCCCTCTACGCCAAGGCCTTCACCCTCCAGGAGGCGCTGCGGGTGGTGGCCGGCGCATGA
- the hisH gene encoding imidazole glycerol phosphate synthase subunit HisH: MSAARPTKTVAVLDYGFGNVRSAERALARVGADVEITRDYDKAMDADGLLVPGVGAFSACMQGLKSVRGDWIIGRRLSGGRPVMGICVGMQILFERGIEHGVETEGLDEWPGTVGPLRAPVVPHMGWNTVEAPADSRAFAGLDADARFYFVHSYAAHDWSLEVTNPAIRAPKVTWATHGERFVAAVENGALWATQFHPEKSGDAGAQLLTNWIETL, translated from the coding sequence ATGAGCGCTGCCCGACCCACCAAGACCGTCGCCGTCCTCGACTACGGCTTCGGCAACGTCCGCTCCGCCGAGCGCGCCCTCGCGCGCGTCGGCGCGGACGTCGAGATCACCCGCGACTACGACAAGGCCATGGACGCCGACGGCCTGCTCGTCCCCGGCGTCGGCGCCTTCTCCGCCTGCATGCAGGGCCTGAAGTCCGTCCGCGGCGACTGGATCATCGGACGCCGCCTCTCCGGCGGCCGCCCCGTCATGGGCATCTGCGTCGGCATGCAGATCCTCTTCGAGCGCGGCATCGAGCACGGCGTGGAGACCGAGGGCCTCGACGAGTGGCCCGGCACCGTCGGCCCGCTCCGCGCCCCGGTCGTCCCCCACATGGGCTGGAACACCGTCGAGGCCCCCGCCGACAGCCGGGCCTTCGCCGGGCTCGACGCGGACGCCCGCTTCTACTTCGTCCACTCCTACGCGGCCCACGACTGGAGCCTGGAGGTCACCAACCCGGCGATCCGGGCCCCCAAGGTCACCTGGGCCACCCACGGCGAGCGCTTCGTCGCGGCGGTCGAGAACGGCGCCCTGTGGGCCACCCAGTTCCACCCCGAGAAGTCCGGCGACGCCGGAGCCCAGCTCCTCACCAACTGGATCGAGACCCTGTGA
- the hisB gene encoding imidazoleglycerol-phosphate dehydratase HisB, with protein sequence MSRIGRVERTTKETSVVVEINLDGTGQVDVSTGVGFYDHMLDQLGRHGMFDLTVKTDGDLHIDSHHTIEDTALALGAAFRQALGDKVGIYRFGNCTVPLDESLAQVTVDLSGRPYLVHTEPENMAPMIGAYDTTMTRHILESFVAQAQIALHVHVPYGRNAHHIVECQFKALARALRYACELDPRAAAAGILPSTKGAL encoded by the coding sequence ATGAGCCGCATCGGACGGGTCGAGCGCACCACGAAGGAGACCTCCGTCGTCGTCGAGATAAACCTCGACGGGACCGGCCAGGTCGACGTGTCCACCGGCGTCGGCTTCTACGACCACATGCTCGACCAGCTCGGCCGCCACGGCATGTTCGACCTCACGGTCAAGACCGACGGCGACCTGCACATCGACAGCCACCACACCATCGAGGACACCGCCCTCGCCCTCGGCGCCGCCTTCAGGCAGGCCCTCGGCGACAAGGTCGGCATCTACCGCTTCGGCAACTGCACCGTCCCCCTGGACGAGTCCCTCGCACAGGTGACCGTGGACCTGTCGGGCCGCCCCTACCTCGTGCACACCGAGCCCGAGAACATGGCCCCCATGATCGGCGCGTACGACACGACGATGACCCGGCACATCCTGGAGTCCTTCGTCGCGCAGGCCCAGATCGCCCTGCACGTCCACGTCCCGTACGGCCGCAACGCCCACCACATCGTCGAGTGCCAGTTCAAGGCGCTCGCCCGGGCCCTGCGGTACGCCTGCGAGCTCGACCCCCGCGCGGCCGCCGCCGGCATCCTGCCCTCGACGAAGGGCGCCCTCTAG
- a CDS encoding histidinol-phosphate transaminase: protein MTDRALGIDDLPIRDELRGKSPYGAPQLDVPVQLNTNENPYELPEELVRRIAERVADAARTLNRYPDRDAVELRTALAAYLTRTGGHPVGRENVWAANGSNEVIQQLLQTFGGPGRTAIGFEPSYSMHALIARGTGTGWISGPRRDDFTIDPDAAARAIAENAPDVVFITSPNNPTGTAVEAETVLALHDAAQAAKPSLVVVDEAYVEFSHRPSLLPLIEGRPHLVVSRTMSKAFGAAGLRLGYLAAHPAVVDAVQLVRLPYHLSAVTQATALAALEHTDTLLGYVEQLKAERDRLVAELRAIGCEVTESDANFIQFGRFEDSHTAWQQILDRGVLVRDNGVPGWLRVTAGTPAENDAFLEAVRALKKEQHA from the coding sequence GTGACCGACAGAGCCCTCGGCATCGACGACCTGCCCATCCGGGACGAGCTGCGCGGCAAGAGCCCCTACGGGGCGCCCCAGCTGGACGTCCCGGTGCAGCTCAACACCAACGAGAACCCGTACGAGCTCCCCGAGGAGCTGGTGCGGCGCATCGCCGAACGCGTCGCCGACGCGGCCCGCACCCTCAACCGCTACCCCGACCGGGACGCCGTCGAGCTGCGGACCGCCCTGGCCGCCTACCTCACCCGTACGGGCGGCCACCCGGTCGGCCGCGAGAACGTGTGGGCCGCCAACGGCTCCAACGAGGTCATCCAGCAGCTCCTGCAGACCTTCGGCGGGCCCGGCCGCACCGCGATCGGCTTCGAGCCCTCGTACTCCATGCACGCCCTGATCGCCCGCGGCACCGGGACCGGCTGGATCTCCGGACCGCGCCGGGACGACTTCACCATCGACCCGGACGCCGCCGCCCGGGCCATCGCGGAGAACGCCCCCGACGTCGTCTTCATCACCTCGCCCAACAACCCCACCGGCACCGCGGTCGAGGCGGAGACCGTCCTCGCCCTCCACGACGCCGCCCAGGCCGCCAAGCCGTCGCTGGTCGTCGTCGACGAGGCGTACGTCGAGTTCAGCCACCGGCCCTCCCTGCTGCCGCTGATCGAGGGCCGCCCCCACCTGGTGGTCTCCCGGACCATGTCCAAGGCGTTCGGCGCCGCCGGACTGCGCCTGGGCTACCTCGCCGCGCACCCGGCCGTGGTCGACGCCGTCCAGCTGGTGCGCCTGCCGTACCACCTGTCGGCCGTCACCCAGGCCACCGCGCTGGCGGCCCTGGAGCACACCGACACCCTGCTCGGCTACGTCGAGCAGCTCAAGGCCGAGCGGGACCGGCTGGTCGCCGAACTGCGGGCGATCGGCTGCGAGGTCACCGAGTCCGACGCGAACTTCATCCAGTTCGGCAGGTTCGAGGACTCCCACACCGCCTGGCAGCAGATCCTCGACCGGGGCGTCCTGGTCCGGGACAACGGCGTACCGGGATGGCTGCGGGTCACCGCGGGCACCCCGGCCGAGAACGACGCGTTCCTGGAAGCGGTTCGCGCACTGAAGAAGGAGCAGCACGCATGA
- the hisD gene encoding histidinol dehydrogenase: MISRIDLRGDALPEGAALRDLLPRAEFDVEAALEKVRPICEDVHHRGTAALIEYAQKFDGVRLEQVRVPAEALTEALAGLDPKVRAALEESIRRARTVHRSQRRSAHTTQVVPGGTVTEKWVPVERVGLYAPGGRSVYPSSVVMNVVPAQEAGVGSIALASPPQAEFGGLPHPTILAACALLGVDEVYAAGGAVAVAMFAYGTEDCLPVNMVTGPGNIWVAAAKRYFTGKIGIDTEAGPTEIAVLADATADPVHVAADLISQAEHDPLAAAVLVTDSEDLAAAVEKELEPQVAATKHIEDRIRPALAGRQSAIVLVDSLEDGLKVVDAYGAEHLEIQTADAAAWADRVRNAGAIFVGPWAPVSLGDYCAGSNHVLPTGGCACHSSGLSVQSFLRGIHIVDYTRDALAEVAHHVVTLAEAEDLPAHGAALKARFGWKVPGQ, translated from the coding sequence GTGATCTCTCGTATCGACCTGCGCGGCGACGCCCTCCCCGAGGGCGCGGCCCTGCGCGACCTGCTGCCCCGTGCCGAGTTCGACGTGGAAGCCGCCCTGGAGAAGGTGCGGCCCATCTGCGAGGACGTCCATCATCGCGGCACGGCGGCGCTGATCGAGTACGCGCAGAAGTTCGACGGAGTCCGGCTGGAACAGGTCAGGGTCCCCGCCGAGGCGCTCACCGAGGCGCTCGCGGGCCTCGACCCGAAGGTCCGCGCCGCGCTGGAGGAGTCGATCCGCCGCGCCCGGACCGTGCACCGCAGCCAGCGGCGCAGCGCGCACACCACGCAGGTCGTCCCCGGCGGCACCGTGACCGAGAAGTGGGTTCCCGTCGAGCGCGTCGGCCTGTACGCGCCGGGCGGCCGCTCGGTGTACCCGTCGTCCGTCGTCATGAACGTCGTCCCCGCGCAGGAGGCCGGCGTCGGCTCGATCGCGCTGGCCTCGCCCCCGCAGGCGGAGTTCGGCGGCCTGCCCCACCCGACCATCCTCGCCGCCTGCGCCCTGCTCGGCGTGGACGAGGTGTACGCGGCCGGCGGCGCGGTCGCCGTCGCGATGTTCGCGTACGGCACCGAGGACTGCCTGCCGGTCAACATGGTCACCGGCCCCGGCAACATCTGGGTCGCCGCCGCCAAGCGCTACTTCACCGGGAAGATCGGCATCGACACCGAGGCCGGCCCGACGGAGATCGCCGTCCTCGCCGACGCCACCGCCGACCCGGTGCACGTCGCCGCCGACCTGATCAGCCAGGCCGAGCACGACCCGCTGGCCGCCGCCGTCCTCGTCACCGACTCCGAGGACCTCGCGGCCGCCGTCGAGAAGGAGCTCGAACCGCAGGTCGCCGCCACCAAGCACATCGAGGACCGGATCCGCCCGGCCCTCGCCGGCAGGCAGTCCGCGATCGTCCTCGTGGACAGCCTGGAGGACGGCCTGAAGGTCGTCGACGCGTACGGCGCCGAGCACCTGGAGATCCAGACCGCCGACGCCGCGGCCTGGGCGGACCGCGTCCGCAACGCAGGCGCGATCTTCGTCGGGCCCTGGGCGCCGGTCTCCCTCGGCGACTACTGCGCCGGATCCAACCACGTCCTGCCCACCGGCGGCTGCGCCTGCCACTCCTCCGGCCTGTCCGTGCAGTCCTTCCTGCGCGGCATCCACATCGTCGACTACACCCGCGACGCCCTCGCCGAGGTCGCCCACCACGTGGTCACCCTCGCCGAGGCCGAGGACCTGCCCGCGCACGGCGCCGCCCTCAAGGCCCGCTTCGGATGGAAGGTGCCCGGCCAGTGA
- a CDS encoding oxidoreductase — translation MTDAQSAGGEPADLTEPERRMWHAFRTGGTCDLSAGAAGGDDPHGDLAWGPERSVRAEVVALLLLHGPPPEPGRVASLKLRGARVTGRLDLSGGTVEPYVELRRCRFDGEVQLSETRFGTLRLVDCAVPRLDASRLHTEGDLHLPRCRVARGIRLTDAQIGTDLLVSQAVVQRDGRGRAFAADGLSVGQDFQGELLEAYGEVSLRGAKVGVSMNLRGALLANPYGRWALNAPQLTVERTLYLTSIALGWVPGGPGSSTPPYGLGQTPARGQRSRPFECRGGLRLDDGRFGDAVDFYGARFAPEAGQEVSLRRIQTPELRFVGERPERGRVVLSGAKVVKLVDAWTSWPGGGGVAVEGFAYEALAPRGHFPLARRLEWLAAATPEYSPEPYERLAAVLRASGEDADAREVLLAKQRRRRATLPPAVRAWGHLQDWTVAYGYRPGRAALWMALLWAAGTVLFAGHTPRAVKADEHPEWNPALYALDLLLPVIDLGQEGHWRMAGAWQWGSAAMVLLGWILATTVAAGASRLLRRG, via the coding sequence ATGACCGATGCGCAGTCCGCGGGCGGGGAGCCTGCGGACCTCACGGAGCCCGAGCGCCGGATGTGGCATGCCTTCCGGACGGGCGGGACATGCGACCTGAGCGCCGGCGCGGCCGGCGGGGACGACCCGCACGGGGACCTGGCGTGGGGGCCGGAGCGCAGCGTCCGCGCCGAGGTGGTGGCGCTGCTGCTGCTCCACGGGCCGCCGCCGGAGCCGGGCCGGGTGGCGTCGCTGAAGCTGCGCGGCGCGCGGGTCACGGGCCGCCTGGACCTGTCGGGCGGGACGGTCGAGCCGTACGTGGAGCTGCGCCGGTGCCGGTTCGACGGGGAGGTGCAGCTGTCGGAGACCCGGTTCGGGACGCTGCGGCTGGTGGACTGCGCGGTCCCCCGCCTGGACGCCTCCCGCCTGCACACCGAGGGCGACCTGCACCTGCCGCGCTGCCGGGTGGCGCGCGGGATCCGGCTGACCGACGCGCAGATCGGCACGGACCTGCTGGTCAGCCAGGCCGTCGTCCAGCGCGACGGGCGCGGGCGGGCCTTCGCGGCGGACGGGCTGTCGGTCGGGCAGGACTTCCAGGGCGAGCTGCTGGAGGCGTACGGGGAGGTGAGCCTGCGCGGGGCGAAGGTCGGGGTGTCGATGAACCTGCGCGGGGCGCTGCTGGCCAACCCGTACGGGCGGTGGGCGCTGAACGCGCCGCAGCTGACGGTGGAGCGGACGCTGTACCTGACCTCGATCGCGCTGGGCTGGGTGCCGGGCGGGCCGGGGTCCTCCACTCCCCCGTACGGCCTGGGGCAGACGCCGGCGCGGGGGCAGCGCTCCCGGCCCTTCGAGTGCCGGGGCGGGCTGCGCCTGGACGACGGCCGGTTCGGGGACGCGGTGGACTTCTACGGGGCGCGGTTCGCGCCGGAGGCGGGCCAGGAGGTGTCGCTGCGCCGGATCCAGACGCCGGAGCTGCGGTTCGTGGGCGAGCGGCCGGAGCGGGGGCGGGTGGTGCTGTCGGGGGCGAAGGTGGTGAAGCTGGTGGACGCCTGGACCAGCTGGCCGGGCGGGGGCGGGGTGGCGGTCGAGGGGTTCGCGTACGAGGCGCTGGCGCCGCGCGGGCACTTCCCGCTGGCGCGCCGGCTGGAGTGGCTGGCGGCGGCGACCCCGGAGTACTCGCCGGAGCCGTACGAGCGGCTGGCGGCGGTGCTGCGGGCGAGCGGCGAGGACGCGGACGCGCGGGAGGTGCTGCTGGCCAAGCAGCGCAGGCGGCGGGCGACGCTGCCGCCCGCGGTGCGGGCGTGGGGGCACCTCCAGGACTGGACGGTGGCGTACGGGTACCGGCCGGGCCGGGCGGCGCTGTGGATGGCGCTGCTGTGGGCGGCGGGGACGGTGCTCTTCGCGGGGCACACCCCGCGGGCGGTCAAGGCGGACGAGCACCCGGAGTGGAACCCCGCCCTGTACGCCCTGGACCTGCTGCTGCCGGTCATCGACCTGGGCCAGGAGGGCCACTGGAGGATGGCCGGGGCCTGGCAGTGGGGGTCGGCGGCGATGGTCCTGCTGGGCTGGATCCTGGCGACGACGGTGGCGGCGGGGGCGTCGCGGCTGCTGCGGCGCGGCTGA
- a CDS encoding LON peptidase substrate-binding domain-containing protein has protein sequence MTTVRLPLFPLNTVLFPGLVLPLNVFEERYRAMMRELLKTGEDEPRRFAVVAIRDGREVAPAAPGLPDPTSLPERGPSAGFGPDPLQAFHRVGCIADAATVREREDGGFEVLATGTTRVRLLSVDSSGPFLVAELEELAEDQGDGAGALADGVLRAFRTYQKRLAGARERSLATAAELPDEPSVVSYLVAAAAVLDVPTKQRLLQAPDTATRLAEELRLLRAESALIRHLPSLPAVDLTRAPTSQN, from the coding sequence GTGACCACCGTTCGCCTCCCCCTCTTCCCCCTGAACACGGTGCTGTTCCCCGGACTGGTGCTTCCGCTGAACGTCTTCGAGGAGCGTTATCGCGCCATGATGCGGGAGCTCCTGAAGACGGGCGAGGACGAGCCGCGCCGTTTCGCCGTCGTCGCGATCCGCGACGGCCGCGAGGTCGCGCCGGCCGCTCCGGGCCTGCCGGACCCGACGTCGCTGCCCGAGCGCGGCCCGTCCGCGGGCTTCGGCCCGGACCCGCTCCAGGCGTTCCACCGGGTGGGCTGCATCGCGGACGCGGCGACGGTCCGGGAGCGGGAGGACGGCGGCTTCGAAGTCCTCGCGACCGGCACGACCCGGGTCCGCCTGCTGTCGGTGGACTCCTCCGGGCCGTTCCTGGTGGCGGAGCTGGAGGAGCTCGCGGAGGACCAGGGCGACGGCGCGGGCGCGCTGGCGGACGGGGTGCTGCGGGCGTTCCGGACCTACCAGAAGCGGCTGGCGGGGGCGCGGGAGCGGAGCCTGGCGACCGCGGCGGAGCTGCCGGACGAGCCGTCGGTGGTGTCGTACCTGGTGGCCGCGGCGGCCGTGCTGGACGTGCCGACGAAGCAGCGGCTGCTCCAGGCCCCGGACACGGCGACGCGCCTGGCGGAGGAGCTGCGGCTGCTGCGCGCGGAGTCGGCGCTCATCCGGCACCTGCCGTCGCTGCCGGCGGTGGACCTGACCCGCGCGCCGACCAGCCAGAACTGA
- the ybaK gene encoding Cys-tRNA(Pro) deacylase, translating to MAKKKAAAAATPAIAALAAAGAPFTVHAYEHDPAHPSYGQEAAEAMGVSPDRVFKTLVADVDGVLTVAVVPVSGSLDLKALAAAVGGKRAAMADPALAERTTGYVLGGISPLGQRRRLRTVVDASADAHSTVCVSAGRRGLEVELAPGTLAGLTQAVLAPIARA from the coding sequence ATGGCGAAGAAGAAGGCCGCGGCCGCGGCGACACCGGCGATCGCCGCCCTGGCGGCGGCGGGCGCGCCCTTCACCGTGCACGCCTACGAGCACGACCCGGCGCACCCCTCGTACGGGCAGGAGGCCGCCGAGGCGATGGGCGTGAGCCCGGACCGGGTGTTCAAGACGCTCGTGGCGGACGTGGACGGCGTCCTGACCGTGGCGGTGGTCCCGGTGTCCGGGAGCCTGGACCTCAAGGCGCTGGCCGCGGCGGTCGGCGGCAAGCGGGCGGCGATGGCGGACCCTGCGCTGGCGGAGCGGACGACCGGCTACGTGCTCGGCGGCATCTCGCCGCTGGGGCAGCGCAGGCGGCTGCGGACGGTGGTGGACGCCTCGGCGGACGCGCACTCCACGGTCTGCGTGTCGGCGGGCCGGCGCGGCCTGGAGGTCGAGCTGGCGCCCGGCACGCTGGCCGGGCTGACGCAGGCCGTCCTGGCGCCGATCGCCCGCGCCTGA